One window from the genome of Rufibacter tibetensis encodes:
- a CDS encoding spore photoproduct lyase family protein: MQKFNPSTILYTPDALNERGQKALLTYPDAVHQPIVQHNRLPELEGNHYQVKSDVLVLGWLKTLVCRESGRSSDFIAPSLANGCLGACAYCYVDRNKKVNPITLFTNTEEILGAVNKHVQKQPWPKIPNQTHAQFYTYDIGCNSDVSVDASISDGVQSAVHFFREHPKAFATFATKFVNPEMLTYDPQGKTRIRFSLLPQKVSKLVDVRTDSLAKRLAAINDFYQAGYDVHVNFSPVIVYEGWLEDYRELFEQLNEVVHPNLKETMNCEVIFLTHNEWQHEINLSINPKAEDMIWAPAIQETKRSQFGGINVRYQYQLKAGWINEFKKLQQEIIPWCDIRYIF; this comes from the coding sequence ATGCAGAAATTCAATCCATCTACCATTCTTTATACCCCCGATGCTCTGAATGAGCGGGGTCAGAAAGCCTTGCTTACCTATCCTGATGCGGTGCACCAGCCCATTGTGCAACATAACCGACTACCAGAATTAGAGGGAAATCATTACCAGGTGAAGTCAGATGTATTGGTGCTGGGGTGGTTGAAAACCTTGGTGTGCCGGGAAAGCGGCCGCAGTTCCGACTTTATTGCGCCCAGCCTGGCCAATGGCTGTTTGGGTGCTTGTGCTTACTGCTATGTAGACCGTAACAAGAAGGTGAACCCCATCACGCTCTTCACCAACACAGAGGAGATATTGGGAGCGGTGAACAAGCACGTGCAGAAGCAACCCTGGCCCAAGATTCCTAACCAGACGCATGCGCAGTTTTACACCTATGACATTGGGTGTAACTCAGATGTATCGGTAGATGCCTCTATTTCAGATGGAGTGCAGTCGGCGGTGCATTTCTTCCGGGAGCACCCGAAGGCGTTTGCCACCTTCGCCACCAAGTTTGTGAACCCTGAGATGCTGACCTATGACCCGCAGGGCAAGACCCGCATCAGGTTTAGTCTTCTTCCCCAGAAAGTAAGCAAACTGGTAGACGTGCGCACCGATAGCCTGGCCAAACGGTTAGCCGCCATCAACGACTTCTACCAAGCCGGGTATGATGTGCACGTGAACTTCTCCCCGGTGATTGTGTATGAAGGCTGGCTGGAAGATTATCGCGAGTTGTTTGAGCAGTTAAATGAAGTGGTGCATCCTAACCTGAAGGAGACCATGAACTGTGAAGTCATTTTCCTGACGCATAACGAGTGGCAGCACGAGATTAACCTCTCCATCAACCCTAAAGCCGAAGACATGATCTGGGCACCAGCTATCCAGGAAACCAAACGCAGCCAGTTTGGGGGCATCAACGTCCGGTACCAGTATCAATTGAAAGCCGGGTGGATTAATGAGTTCAAGAAGCTGCAGCAAGAAATTATTCCTTGGTGTGATATCAGGTACATCTTTTAA
- a CDS encoding glycosyltransferase, producing the protein MNSGLMGKKIAITTLGTLGDINPMVALALELKKRGYQISFSTSKYFQPYIEKHGLCFHEVLPNLDPNNKEMIQTVLDPKNGPERFHREIIFPHVAESYASFLETAKEADLIISGILSYFAPLCAKKLKKPWASVMLSPMTFWSIFDPPVIPTMEFMKHAYRFGPEFNKFIFREIFRVSNEWTKPVQELRAKEGIIDDSNPLTNGAASEYLNLGMYSRLLGDVQPDFPANSVLTGFVLFDQNLSHQTLSTELQGFLASGPPPVVFTLGSNSVMKHSQLFDLFHEVAQKMNHRSVILTGEANFTQYKGRSTEKIFFDDYAPYSQLFPHASCIVHQGGIGTTGQAMYGGKPMIILPECNDQHDNLERAQRLGIAKGIPMKEVSARKLRNAIMAMLASPEYTSKAAQVVQELKKENGLKTAADEIEKLLAKPDLSSCTTTSNHPYNQQILNQKVDGGRLRI; encoded by the coding sequence TTGAACTCAGGCTTAATGGGCAAGAAAATAGCCATCACTACGCTGGGCACTCTGGGCGACATAAACCCGATGGTAGCACTGGCCCTGGAGTTAAAAAAACGGGGGTACCAAATCAGCTTCTCTACTTCTAAGTACTTTCAGCCTTACATAGAAAAACATGGGCTCTGCTTTCATGAGGTGCTGCCCAATCTTGACCCCAACAATAAGGAGATGATTCAAACCGTGCTGGACCCCAAGAACGGGCCGGAGCGGTTCCATCGGGAAATAATCTTTCCGCATGTGGCAGAAAGCTATGCTTCCTTTCTAGAAACGGCCAAAGAAGCGGATCTGATCATCAGTGGTATTCTCTCTTACTTTGCGCCTCTTTGCGCCAAAAAGCTGAAGAAACCGTGGGCATCAGTGATGCTCTCGCCTATGACGTTCTGGTCCATCTTTGATCCGCCGGTAATCCCCACCATGGAGTTCATGAAGCACGCGTATCGTTTCGGGCCAGAGTTTAACAAATTCATTTTTCGGGAGATTTTCAGGGTTTCCAATGAATGGACCAAACCGGTGCAGGAGCTTAGGGCGAAGGAAGGGATTATAGATGATTCTAACCCTCTCACCAATGGCGCAGCCTCAGAATACCTGAACTTGGGCATGTACTCCCGGCTGTTAGGTGACGTTCAGCCCGACTTTCCGGCTAACTCTGTGCTGACCGGCTTTGTGCTGTTTGACCAGAACCTGTCACACCAGACGCTTTCTACTGAGTTGCAGGGTTTTCTGGCCAGTGGTCCGCCTCCGGTGGTGTTTACGTTGGGTTCTAACAGCGTCATGAAACACAGCCAGCTTTTTGACCTCTTTCATGAAGTTGCCCAAAAAATGAACCACCGCTCCGTCATTCTTACGGGCGAAGCCAACTTCACCCAATACAAAGGCAGAAGTACTGAAAAGATCTTTTTCGATGATTATGCGCCTTACTCCCAGTTGTTCCCGCATGCCTCTTGTATTGTGCACCAGGGTGGCATTGGCACCACGGGTCAGGCCATGTACGGCGGCAAACCCATGATCATCCTCCCTGAGTGCAACGACCAGCACGACAACTTGGAACGCGCGCAGAGATTAGGCATAGCCAAAGGCATTCCCATGAAAGAAGTAAGTGCCCGAAAACTGCGGAATGCTATTATGGCAATGCTTGCCAGTCCTGAATACACCTCCAAAGCAGCTCAGGTGGTTCAGGAACTGAAAAAGGAAAACGGCCTCAAAACGGCGGCTGATGAAATAGAGAAGTTATTAGCAAAGCCTGACCTTTCTTCCTGCACTACAACCTCAAATCACCCTTACAACCAGCAAATCTTAAATCAGAAAGTAGATGGTGGTAGGTTAAGGATTTAA